The sequence below is a genomic window from Terriglobia bacterium.
CCTTCCGGCCTACGGCCTCCAGGACTTGCCGCCAGCAAAGCCCACACCCCTCCCCCAAACCACCCCTGGAGGGGGAAGTTTCTATCTGGCTAAATACCGGAACTTTCTATTTTGCGTTGACAGCAAAATCGTGCGCGAAGAGGCGCCGTAGCGGCGAGTTTATCTCGCCATAAAATCTGTCGGCCCTCCGGGCCTCAGGAAAGCGGTAGGCAGTAGGCTGACGGCCGAAAGCTGAAGGCTCCAGCGGGACAATACCCTTCTAGAACGTTTTCAACCAACCTGCTAGAGTTATGGGAACAGCTTCGCAGGCGCTTGGAGAAAGGAAATCTCGGTGGCCGCGTTCATTGGTTTGCTGGGAATTTTGTTGCTGGGCACGATCCTCTGGGACGCTTTTGAAACCATCATTCTGCCGCGACGCGTCACACGGCGCTACCGGCTGGCGGCGGCGTTCTACCGTTCCACTGGAAGGCCGTGGTTCGCCATCGCGCGCCGCATCCAATCCGCCAAACGCCGCGACGGTTTCCTGGGCATTTTCGGGCCGCTCTCGATCCTGATGCTTTTTGGAGTGTGGGCCAGCGGGCTGATTCTGGGCTTCGCCATGGTGCAGTGGGCGGCCGGCCACATGATGGGCGAACCCTGGACGGTGCAATCGTTCCGTACGCAACTTTACCTGAGCGGCACCAGCTTTTTTACGCTGGGACTGGGCGACGTGATCCCGCACACGCATTTCGCGCGGTTTGTGACCGTGGTCGAGGCCGGGATGGGTTTCGGCTTCCTGGCGGTGGTGATTTCTTATCTGCCGGTGCTCTATGGAGCGTTTTCGCGGCGCGAGGCTAACATCTCGCTGCTCGACGCGCGCGCCGGCTCGCCGCCCACGGCCGCCGAACTGCTGCGCCGCCACGTTCGGCAGCAGAACCTGGAAGCGCTCGGCGAATATCTGCGGGCCTGGGAAAGCTGGGCGGCCGAGCTGATGGAAAGCCATCTCTCCTATCCCGTGCTCTGCTACTTCCGCTCGCAGCACAACAACCAGTCGTGGGTGTCAGCTCTGGCCACCATCCTGGATGCCTGCGCGCTGCTCGTTGCCCACACCGAGGGCGCGCTGCGCTGGCAGGCGGAACTCACCTTCGCCATCTGCCGTCACGCGCTGGTGGACCTGGCGCAGGCCCTATCCATCCCGCCGCGCCTCGTTTCAGCCGACCGCTTTGAGCCCGCCACGCTCGCCGAGCTGCGTGAGGTCCTTTGCGCCAGCGGGACGCCCATGTGCAGGGAACGGGCGGCAGAAGAAACGCTCGAGAAAATGCGGGCCATGTATGAGCCGTACCTGTTCGGATTTTCCGAGCGGCTGGTGATGACGCTGCCCGCCTGGGGACCCGCCGGGCCACGCCTTGACAACTGGCGAACCAGCGCCTGGGAAAAGGTCTCGTCAGCAGCAAACCCGTCAGCCACAGTGAGCGTGGAAGAAGATGACCATTCCTGAAATATCAAAAGCAGCTCACGCAAAGACCCCACGGCGCAGTGTCCATCCTAAGAGTCGCGCAAATCAGGCACGTCGCCGGTCCCAGGTCCGGAGTTCTCCCTCG
It includes:
- a CDS encoding potassium channel family protein yields the protein MAAFIGLLGILLLGTILWDAFETIILPRRVTRRYRLAAAFYRSTGRPWFAIARRIQSAKRRDGFLGIFGPLSILMLFGVWASGLILGFAMVQWAAGHMMGEPWTVQSFRTQLYLSGTSFFTLGLGDVIPHTHFARFVTVVEAGMGFGFLAVVISYLPVLYGAFSRREANISLLDARAGSPPTAAELLRRHVRQQNLEALGEYLRAWESWAAELMESHLSYPVLCYFRSQHNNQSWVSALATILDACALLVAHTEGALRWQAELTFAICRHALVDLAQALSIPPRLVSADRFEPATLAELREVLCASGTPMCRERAAEETLEKMRAMYEPYLFGFSERLVMTLPAWGPAGPRLDNWRTSAWEKVSSAANPSATVSVEEDDHS